A DNA window from Comamonas fluminis contains the following coding sequences:
- a CDS encoding SDR family oxidoreductase has protein sequence MTRTVQQLFDLTGKTALVTGGSRGLGLQMAHALGEAGARVLLTSRKAKDLEAAAAELKAAGIEADWIAADCADEADIERLAKDAVQRLGHVDILINNAGASWGSPAEDHPTSAWDKVMNLNVRGYFLLSQQIARLSMLERKSGRIINLASIAGLGGNPSGMKTIAYNTSKGAVINFTRALAGEWGEHGITVNAICPGFFKTKMAAVLIETLGEDTMKSHAPLRRLGDDEDLKGLTLLYASDAGKHITGQWMAVDGGVSALVGG, from the coding sequence ATGACACGTACGGTGCAGCAACTTTTCGACCTGACGGGCAAGACGGCCCTGGTAACCGGTGGCTCACGCGGGCTGGGCCTGCAGATGGCACATGCGCTGGGCGAGGCCGGTGCCAGAGTTCTGCTGACATCGCGCAAGGCCAAAGACCTGGAAGCAGCAGCCGCTGAACTGAAGGCCGCAGGCATTGAGGCTGACTGGATAGCGGCTGATTGCGCCGACGAGGCCGATATTGAACGGTTGGCCAAGGATGCCGTGCAGCGCCTGGGGCATGTGGACATTCTCATCAACAACGCTGGCGCCAGCTGGGGCTCGCCCGCCGAAGACCATCCCACATCGGCCTGGGACAAGGTGATGAACCTGAACGTGCGCGGCTATTTTCTGCTGAGTCAGCAGATTGCCCGCCTGTCCATGCTGGAGCGCAAAAGCGGCCGCATCATCAATCTGGCATCGATTGCCGGTCTGGGCGGTAACCCCTCGGGCATGAAGACGATTGCCTACAACACCTCCAAGGGCGCGGTCATCAACTTCACGCGCGCGCTGGCCGGTGAGTGGGGCGAGCACGGCATCACGGTGAACGCCATCTGCCCCGGTTTTTTCAAGACCAAGATGGCGGCGGTGCTGATCGAGACGCTGGGCGAGGACACCATGAAGTCCCACGCACCGCTGCGCCGCCTGGGCGACGATGAAGACCTCAAGGGCCTGACACTGCTGTACGCGAGTGATGCGGGCAAGCACATCACCGGGCAGTGGATGGCGGTAGATGGTGGCGTCAGCGCGCTGGTGGGGGGCTAA
- a CDS encoding methylated-DNA--[protein]-cysteine S-methyltransferase, whose product MSAESLPFPGHALFVTRIGVCAIAWHAQAVVATQLPEATPGETRERMLLGLHKRHVLQPQRGVALYTQVAVAQDLPAFVRQAIAAVQHMLAGKKTQAEENWTQLTALQVGEAVLGDLRHSVPGSDSAALDCIEMDEFAVPAFHSRVYAFTRSLRAGQTSTYGEVAAALGQPGSARAVGQALSANPFAPIVPCHRVLAAGRAAGGFSGGQGTITKLQMLEIEGAAWGGTLSLFAD is encoded by the coding sequence ATGAGTGCTGAATCACTGCCATTTCCCGGTCACGCCTTGTTTGTTACGCGCATTGGCGTCTGTGCCATTGCCTGGCATGCGCAGGCTGTGGTGGCCACCCAGTTGCCTGAAGCCACCCCTGGCGAGACGCGGGAGCGCATGCTGCTGGGCTTGCACAAGCGCCATGTGTTGCAGCCGCAGCGTGGGGTAGCGCTTTATACGCAAGTGGCTGTTGCGCAGGATTTGCCTGCATTTGTGCGCCAGGCCATAGCGGCTGTGCAGCACATGCTGGCGGGCAAAAAGACGCAGGCAGAGGAAAACTGGACGCAGCTGACAGCGCTGCAGGTGGGTGAAGCGGTGCTGGGCGATTTACGCCACAGCGTGCCCGGTAGCGATAGCGCGGCGCTGGACTGCATTGAGATGGATGAATTTGCGGTGCCAGCGTTTCATTCGCGGGTCTATGCCTTTACCCGCTCATTGCGTGCGGGGCAGACCAGCACTTACGGCGAGGTGGCTGCAGCGCTGGGCCAGCCGGGTTCTGCCCGGGCCGTGGGGCAGGCGCTGAGTGCCAACCCCTTTGCGCCGATTGTTCCCTGCCACCGCGTGCTCGCTGCAGGCAGGGCTGCGGGCGGCTTTTCGGGCGGGCAGGGCACCATCACCAAGCTGCAGATGCTGGAGATTGAGGGCGCTGCCTGGGGCGGCACGCTGTCGCTGTTTGCAGACTGA